One genomic window of Sphingopyxis sp. OPL5 includes the following:
- a CDS encoding MaoC family dehydratase: MPIHYPDILSEASERRSFSYTTKDAILYALSIGMGEDAGGLPFVYEPGLQLVPTAVTVLGGSIMPPLAAGPGLRKSSFDFPKVVHGEQEILIYRPLRPADTLFTSTRTISVEDKGEGRGAVVVTETRWTDEGGVDVAALVNTIFARGDGGFGGPRAERVQQADEPARAPDISVSMPTRRDQALLYRLNGDGNPLHADPAVAMRVGFPGPIMHGLCTFGMTCRAILQHVVGGDSSRIFSHGARFTAPLFPGETLRVDLWVDDDIVDFRAVAVERDVAVIRNGCTALRPAAARSEPVAAPVGAAAPGLS; encoded by the coding sequence GTGCCGATCCACTACCCCGACATATTGAGCGAAGCGAGCGAACGGCGCTCCTTCTCCTACACGACGAAGGACGCGATCCTCTACGCGCTGAGCATCGGAATGGGCGAGGACGCGGGCGGATTGCCCTTCGTGTACGAACCGGGGCTGCAACTCGTGCCCACGGCGGTGACGGTGCTCGGCGGCAGCATCATGCCGCCGCTGGCCGCCGGGCCGGGGCTGCGGAAGAGCAGCTTCGATTTTCCGAAGGTCGTCCACGGCGAGCAGGAGATTCTTATCTATCGCCCGCTGCGGCCCGCCGACACGCTGTTCACCAGCACGCGCACGATCAGCGTCGAAGACAAGGGCGAAGGGCGTGGCGCGGTCGTCGTGACCGAGACACGCTGGACCGATGAGGGCGGCGTCGATGTCGCGGCGCTGGTCAACACGATCTTCGCGCGCGGCGACGGGGGGTTCGGCGGACCACGCGCCGAACGTGTGCAGCAGGCCGACGAGCCGGCGCGCGCGCCCGACATCAGCGTGTCGATGCCGACGCGGCGCGACCAGGCGCTGCTCTATCGGCTGAACGGCGACGGCAACCCGCTCCACGCCGACCCGGCAGTCGCGATGCGCGTCGGGTTCCCGGGGCCGATCATGCACGGGCTCTGCACCTTCGGCATGACCTGCCGCGCGATTTTGCAGCATGTCGTGGGCGGCGATAGCAGCCGCATCTTCAGCCACGGCGCGCGTTTCACGGCGCCACTGTTTCCCGGCGAAACGCTGCGCGTCGACCTGTGGGTCGATGACGATATCGTCGATTTCAGGGCGGTGGCGGTCGAGCGCGACGTCGCGGTCATCCGCAACGGCTGCACCGCGCTGCGGCCGGCCGCAGCGCGTTCCGAACCGGTGGCAGCCCCTGTCGGGGCGGCCGCACCGGGCCTTTCATGA
- a CDS encoding biotin/lipoyl-containing protein, giving the protein MKTEICIPGLGAGMSEGTLVEWHVDDSADIVEGAILYTLESEKTAQDVEAPVSGKVRRIGVVGEVYPVGEVVAIIEH; this is encoded by the coding sequence ATGAAAACCGAAATCTGCATTCCCGGCCTCGGCGCCGGCATGTCCGAAGGCACGCTGGTCGAATGGCATGTCGACGATAGCGCCGACATCGTCGAGGGCGCGATCCTCTATACGCTCGAAAGCGAGAAGACCGCGCAGGACGTCGAAGCCCCCGTGTCGGGCAAGGTCCGGCGCATCGGCGTCGTCGGCGAGGTCTATCCCGTCGGCGAGGTTGTCGCCATCATCGAACATTGA
- a CDS encoding aromatic ring-hydroxylating oxygenase subunit alpha, which yields MRARPSFGSEQTLATPSIGAAIREHMMTDQAMNFRGDRHPADSYEDVLAREDRPIPAYMREGRQLGDGAMTVATERYCSPAFAAKEVRHVWLKTWQFACREEDIPKPGDFHVYEVVGKSLIVIRQDDGSIKALHNVCLHRGRKLVSGKGCRSEIKCPYHAFTWAIDGAYKSNPIPWDFPHIEPAEFSLPEARVDTWGGFVFVNFDPGAKPLLDVIAPLATDFERFDFANRYRAIWVQKKCRCNWKALSEAFAESFHSITTHPQILPGIGDANSQFDCPNDYVSRQFSATGIASPFIAPLSEQEIFSHLTGARTRIAVDGGAQLPEGATARSALAAMARENLAAETGKDYSDATDGEMLDSILYDVFPNMAFWAGHVSNIVYRWRPNGLSPNEAIMDIMILKPVPASGERPRPAPAFEIGLDESMTLANDILGPGLAAVFEQDMLNLPQVQAGLEASETGRVYLGRYAEQKIRALHLMIDRYIAEGEAAGA from the coding sequence TTGCGCGCCCGACCTAGCTTTGGCAGCGAACAGACGCTGGCGACCCCGTCGATCGGCGCAGCAATCCGGGAGCATATGATGACCGATCAGGCGATGAACTTCCGAGGCGACCGGCATCCGGCCGACTCCTATGAAGACGTGCTCGCACGCGAGGACCGCCCGATCCCCGCCTATATGCGCGAAGGCCGCCAGCTTGGCGACGGCGCGATGACCGTTGCGACCGAACGCTATTGCAGCCCCGCCTTCGCCGCCAAGGAGGTTCGCCACGTCTGGCTGAAAACCTGGCAGTTCGCGTGCCGCGAAGAAGACATCCCCAAGCCTGGCGATTTCCACGTCTATGAAGTCGTCGGCAAGTCGCTGATCGTGATCCGCCAGGACGACGGGTCGATCAAGGCACTGCACAATGTCTGCCTGCACCGCGGGCGCAAGCTGGTGTCGGGCAAGGGATGCCGCAGCGAGATCAAATGCCCCTACCACGCCTTCACCTGGGCGATCGACGGCGCGTACAAGAGCAATCCGATCCCGTGGGATTTCCCGCACATCGAGCCCGCCGAATTCAGCCTTCCCGAAGCGCGCGTCGACACCTGGGGCGGCTTCGTCTTCGTCAATTTCGATCCCGGCGCCAAGCCGCTGCTCGACGTCATCGCGCCGCTGGCGACCGACTTCGAACGCTTCGACTTCGCCAACCGCTATCGCGCGATCTGGGTTCAGAAAAAGTGCCGCTGCAACTGGAAGGCGCTGTCGGAGGCCTTCGCCGAATCCTTCCACAGCATCACCACCCATCCGCAGATCCTGCCCGGGATCGGAGACGCCAACAGCCAGTTCGACTGTCCGAACGATTATGTGTCGCGGCAATTCTCGGCCACAGGGATCGCCAGCCCCTTTATCGCGCCGCTGAGCGAGCAGGAGATTTTCAGCCATCTGACCGGCGCACGTACGCGCATTGCGGTCGACGGCGGCGCGCAATTGCCCGAAGGCGCGACGGCGCGCTCGGCACTCGCGGCGATGGCGCGCGAGAATCTCGCCGCCGAAACGGGCAAGGACTATAGCGACGCGACCGACGGCGAGATGCTCGATTCAATCCTCTACGACGTCTTTCCGAACATGGCCTTCTGGGCCGGCCATGTCTCGAACATCGTCTATCGCTGGCGGCCCAACGGGCTGTCGCCGAACGAGGCGATCATGGACATCATGATCCTGAAGCCCGTTCCGGCGAGCGGCGAGCGTCCGCGCCCCGCCCCCGCCTTCGAAATCGGGCTCGATGAATCGATGACGCTAGCGAACGACATTCTGGGGCCCGGGCTTGCCGCGGTCTTCGAGCAGGACATGCTCAACCTGCCGCAGGTCCAGGCAGGACTCGAGGCGTCGGAGACCGGGCGCGTCTATCTTGGTCGCTATGCCGAGCAGAAGATTCGCGCGCTCCACCTGATGATCGACCGCTACATCGCCGAGGGCGAAGCCGCAGGGGCGTGA
- a CDS encoding Leu/Phe/Val dehydrogenase, producing MVVQVSRMTPAAEFVRLEDPASGLDGVIVIHSTVRGPGAGGCRFWPYPDLAAAGADAFRLAEGMSYKNAMAGLPFGGAKAVLRRPAGDFDREALFRAFGRAVAELGGSYVTAEDVGTTVSDMHSIAAETRHVAGLAAEGGRAGGDPSPWTAQGVFDAMEAGAAHAFGSSLRGLTVAVQGTGNVGGELCRRLADAGADLVIADVNPERRDRLEKILGAHVVDVADIHRVEADIFAPCALGGALTPESVAAMKAKLVCGGANNQLASPEVADLMLARGIAYVPDYVANAGGIISVSAEYLGENRAHVVARVAQIGPRVAALLEAAARDRRSPALVADRLAERLIGGVDRIAA from the coding sequence ATGGTCGTACAGGTTTCCCGCATGACACCCGCCGCCGAGTTCGTCCGGCTCGAGGATCCCGCATCGGGGCTCGACGGGGTCATCGTCATCCATTCGACCGTGCGGGGTCCGGGCGCGGGCGGCTGCCGTTTCTGGCCTTATCCCGACCTTGCCGCCGCGGGCGCCGACGCCTTCCGCCTGGCCGAGGGGATGAGTTACAAGAATGCGATGGCCGGCCTGCCCTTCGGCGGCGCCAAGGCGGTGCTGCGACGCCCGGCGGGCGATTTCGACCGCGAGGCGCTGTTCCGCGCCTTCGGCCGCGCGGTCGCGGAGCTTGGCGGCTCCTATGTGACCGCCGAGGATGTCGGCACGACCGTTTCCGACATGCACAGCATCGCCGCGGAGACGCGCCACGTCGCGGGGCTGGCCGCCGAGGGTGGACGCGCGGGCGGCGATCCCTCGCCCTGGACCGCGCAGGGCGTGTTCGACGCGATGGAAGCCGGTGCGGCGCACGCTTTCGGATCGAGCCTGCGCGGGCTGACCGTCGCGGTGCAGGGCACCGGTAACGTCGGCGGCGAACTGTGCCGCCGCCTTGCCGATGCCGGCGCAGACCTGGTGATCGCCGACGTCAATCCCGAGCGGCGCGATCGGCTGGAAAAGATCCTCGGCGCGCACGTCGTCGATGTCGCCGACATTCATCGGGTCGAGGCCGACATCTTCGCCCCCTGCGCGCTCGGCGGCGCACTGACGCCCGAAAGCGTCGCGGCGATGAAGGCGAAGCTCGTCTGCGGCGGCGCCAACAACCAGCTGGCGTCGCCCGAGGTCGCCGACCTGATGCTGGCGCGCGGCATCGCCTATGTCCCCGACTATGTCGCCAATGCCGGCGGCATCATCAGCGTGTCGGCCGAATATCTGGGCGAAAATCGCGCCCATGTCGTCGCCCGCGTCGCACAGATCGGCCCGCGGGTGGCGGCGCTGCTCGAGGCGGCGGCGCGCGACCGCCGGTCGCCCGCGCTGGTCGCCGACCGCCTGGCCGAACGATTGATCGGCGGCGTCGACCGGATCGCGGCTTGA
- a CDS encoding Lrp/AsnC family transcriptional regulator, translated as MTDLDPFEKKILRELQQDASLTTAELAERVGLSATPCWRRINRLEQEGYIRARVALVDRRKVGLNAHIFAQVKLNAHGRANLDEFGAAIRDFPEVLDCFVLMGSTDFMLRIVAKDIDAYEKFFFDRLSKLPGVQEINSTVALSEIKSTSALPIA; from the coding sequence ATGACTGATCTTGATCCCTTCGAGAAAAAAATCCTCCGCGAATTGCAGCAGGACGCGAGCCTCACCACCGCCGAACTCGCCGAGCGCGTCGGGCTGTCGGCGACGCCGTGCTGGCGGCGGATCAACCGGCTCGAACAGGAGGGCTATATCCGCGCCCGCGTCGCGCTGGTCGACCGGCGCAAGGTCGGGCTCAACGCGCATATCTTCGCGCAGGTGAAGCTCAACGCGCATGGCCGCGCCAATCTCGACGAATTTGGCGCCGCGATCCGCGATTTCCCCGAGGTGCTCGACTGTTTTGTGCTCATGGGCAGCACCGACTTCATGCTGCGCATCGTCGCGAAGGACATCGACGCGTACGAGAAATTCTTCTTCGACCGGCTGAGCAAGCTGCCGGGGGTGCAGGAAATCAATTCGACGGTGGCCTTGTCGGAGATCAAGTCGACCAGCGCGCTGCCGATCGCCTGA
- a CDS encoding TauD/TfdA dioxygenase family protein, with protein MATLPQTPDIFEQARSLGIAISPATTTLGAEIAGLDLDRPLTDAEAELLHAAWLRFKVVFFRDQDISHESHVRLGTMFGELEGHPVIPHVEGYPEILRIEGVEGVQLTAETLAPFQAYNKWHTDVTFRQQPSIASILRARVLPPLGGDTMWADTAAAYAGLPQPVKDRIEGLEAEHDIVRSFGGRVSEEKRAQLARDFPPVRHPVVRTHPETGEKILYVNYTFTSRIVDVSEEESDTLLKLLFDRIKVPEYQVRFRWTPNAIGIWDNRSTQHYAVGDYWPEYRALERVTVSGDVVTR; from the coding sequence ATGGCCACGCTGCCGCAGACCCCCGATATTTTCGAACAGGCCCGCTCGCTGGGCATCGCGATCTCGCCCGCGACGACGACGCTCGGCGCCGAAATCGCCGGGCTCGACCTCGACCGGCCGCTGACCGATGCTGAGGCCGAGCTGCTCCATGCCGCCTGGCTACGCTTCAAGGTCGTGTTTTTCCGCGATCAGGACATCAGCCACGAAAGCCATGTCCGGCTCGGCACCATGTTCGGCGAACTCGAAGGCCATCCGGTGATCCCGCATGTCGAGGGCTATCCCGAAATCCTGCGCATCGAGGGCGTCGAGGGGGTGCAGCTCACCGCCGAAACGCTCGCGCCGTTTCAGGCCTATAACAAATGGCACACCGACGTGACCTTCCGCCAGCAACCATCGATCGCCTCGATCCTGCGCGCGCGGGTGCTGCCGCCGCTCGGCGGCGACACGATGTGGGCCGACACCGCCGCGGCTTATGCGGGGCTGCCGCAACCGGTGAAGGACCGCATCGAGGGGCTCGAGGCCGAGCATGACATCGTGCGCAGCTTCGGCGGCCGCGTGTCGGAGGAAAAGCGCGCCCAGCTCGCGCGCGACTTCCCGCCGGTGCGCCATCCGGTGGTGCGCACCCACCCCGAAACCGGCGAGAAGATCCTCTACGTCAACTACACCTTCACCAGCCGCATCGTCGATGTGTCCGAGGAGGAGAGCGACACGCTGCTCAAATTGCTGTTCGACCGGATCAAGGTGCCCGAATATCAGGTCCGCTTCCGCTGGACCCCGAACGCCATCGGGATCTGGGACAATCGCTCGACCCAGCATTATGCGGTCGGCGACTATTGGCCCGAATATCGCGCGCTCGAACGGGTGACGGTGTCGGGCGACGTGGTGACGCGGTGA
- a CDS encoding FAD/NAD(P)-binding protein: MLLGPRPRFRTATRVAIVGAGFSGTLLAINLLEQDDVEVLLIERDRRRMGAGVAYSSPDADHLLNVRAGNMSAFADRPGHFCDWLAARGLGCDKAFVSRATYGQYLRETLGLAMEKYGRRLQLIDDEVLDIAEHGGKVTLGLVNGGLIEADKVALAIGNLPPHDHPAIARGGLTPLYYVGDPWTGPLGEGLKPDQTVLVVGTGLTAVDVVLRLVSSGFEGRIVAMSRRGLRPHRHVDGLAPVRPVLAKPAPELSDLVRWARTAAQQGDWRLTVDSIRPITQMMWASADADKRARFLRHLRPFWDVHRHRLAPAVADRIDALIAERRLVFRAGKIEEVAAGLDGVAVHWRPRGEDRPQRLDVARIVNCTGPQGDLLRATDPLVRRLLKQGLIRPDALRLGLDIDRDGHVISRDGRPAEHILAIGPMTRGDLWEVVAVPDIRNQVSALARRLVNAHWTGGEGL; this comes from the coding sequence ATGCTCCTGGGGCCACGTCCACGCTTTCGCACCGCGACCCGCGTCGCGATCGTCGGCGCCGGCTTTTCGGGCACCTTGCTCGCGATCAACCTGCTCGAACAGGATGATGTCGAGGTTCTGCTGATCGAGCGCGACCGCCGGCGCATGGGCGCCGGGGTCGCGTACAGCAGCCCCGATGCCGACCATCTGCTCAACGTCCGCGCCGGCAACATGAGCGCCTTCGCCGATCGCCCCGGCCATTTCTGCGACTGGCTCGCCGCGCGCGGGCTCGGCTGCGATAAGGCGTTCGTCAGCCGCGCGACCTACGGCCAATATCTGCGCGAAACGCTCGGGCTGGCGATGGAGAAATATGGGCGCCGGCTCCAACTGATCGACGACGAGGTGCTCGACATCGCCGAACATGGCGGCAAGGTCACCCTCGGCCTCGTCAACGGCGGGTTGATCGAGGCCGACAAGGTCGCGCTGGCGATCGGCAATTTGCCGCCGCACGACCATCCGGCGATCGCGCGCGGCGGGCTGACACCGCTGTATTATGTCGGCGACCCGTGGACGGGGCCGCTCGGCGAGGGGCTGAAACCCGACCAGACTGTGCTGGTCGTCGGCACCGGGCTGACCGCGGTCGATGTGGTGCTGCGGCTCGTCTCCAGCGGGTTCGAAGGCCGGATCGTCGCGATGTCGCGCCGCGGCCTGCGCCCGCATCGCCATGTCGATGGCCTCGCGCCGGTGCGGCCGGTGCTCGCCAAACCCGCCCCCGAACTGTCCGACCTGGTGCGCTGGGCGCGGACCGCGGCGCAGCAGGGCGACTGGCGCCTGACGGTCGATTCGATCCGCCCGATCACCCAGATGATGTGGGCGTCGGCCGATGCCGACAAGCGCGCGCGCTTCCTGCGCCACCTGCGCCCCTTCTGGGACGTCCACCGCCACCGCCTCGCCCCCGCGGTCGCCGACCGCATCGACGCGCTGATCGCCGAGCGCCGCCTCGTCTTTCGCGCCGGCAAGATCGAGGAGGTCGCCGCCGGGCTCGACGGGGTCGCGGTGCACTGGCGCCCGCGCGGCGAGGATCGCCCCCAGCGGCTCGATGTCGCGCGGATCGTCAACTGCACCGGACCGCAGGGCGACCTGCTCCGCGCCACCGATCCGCTCGTCCGCCGCCTGCTCAAACAGGGCCTCATCCGCCCCGATGCGCTGCGCCTCGGGCTCGACATCGACCGCGACGGCCATGTCATCAGCCGCGACGGGCGGCCCGCCGAGCATATCCTCGCGATCGGGCCGATGACGCGCGGCGATTTGTGGGAGGTCGTCGCGGTGCCCGACATCCGCAACCAGGTCAGCGCGCTCGCGCGGCGACTGGTCAACGCGCATTGGACCGGCGGCGAGGGGCTTTAG
- a CDS encoding TetR/AcrR family transcriptional regulator — MEQDVISAPKGRPREFCVDQALASALHVFWAKGYDGASMTDLTEAMGITKPSLYAAFGNKEALFHKALDLYEQEKLEYGRTALEQPTARKVAEYYLRGAIEIHGGASDPKGCMGLISSLACSPEAESIKADVVRRRASSQRLLVERFERAKAEGDIPAHVDAEGLTSVLYALLQGITVQAGAGATRAELERLVDTSMTLWPSS; from the coding sequence ATGGAACAGGATGTCATCTCCGCACCCAAGGGCCGCCCGCGCGAATTCTGCGTCGACCAGGCGCTCGCCTCGGCGCTCCACGTCTTCTGGGCCAAGGGCTATGACGGCGCGTCGATGACCGACCTGACCGAGGCGATGGGCATCACCAAGCCCAGCCTCTACGCCGCTTTCGGTAACAAGGAAGCTTTGTTTCACAAGGCGTTGGATCTCTACGAGCAGGAAAAGCTCGAATATGGCCGCACCGCGCTCGAACAGCCGACCGCGCGCAAGGTCGCCGAATATTATCTGCGCGGCGCGATCGAAATCCATGGCGGCGCCAGCGATCCCAAGGGCTGCATGGGGCTGATCTCGTCGCTCGCCTGCAGCCCCGAGGCCGAGTCGATCAAGGCCGACGTCGTCCGCCGCCGCGCCTCGTCGCAGCGGCTGCTCGTCGAGCGCTTCGAACGCGCCAAGGCCGAGGGTGATATCCCCGCGCATGTCGATGCCGAGGGGCTGACCAGCGTCCTTTATGCGCTGCTCCAGGGCATCACCGTCCAGGCCGGTGCCGGCGCGACCCGCGCCGAGCTCGAACGGCTGGTCGATACCAGCATGACGCTCTGGCCCAGTTCCTGA
- a CDS encoding efflux RND transporter periplasmic adaptor subunit, with protein sequence MNMLSPFDRAKAREVELVPGTAGAPAKTPGRWRRGLAVGLPLALLVAGGYTLASRDNAAVAAAPLPIVTVAAPLVRDITEWDDYVGRFEASRSVEVRPRISGQVTAVHFTDGAIVRKGQLLFTIDPRPYAAALAEARADAASARSDLELARVNLARANRLIADEAVSQSDLDQLNAKVRAASAALAAADARVRSRALDVEFTQVRAPIGGRISDRRVDAGNLVAAGEGPSGSLLTTINALDPIYFNFDSSEALFLKAQRERQAGGAAAQQVEIRLQDESDYRWTGRVDFADNAINANSGTLRVRAVIDNPDYFLTPGMFGNMRLAQGGTVSALLVPDAAVRTDQARKQLFVVGKDGTVAARPVETGPLVAGLRVIRSGLKPGDRVVVQGIQFAQPGAKVTAKPTVIRPRAAPVAPAGAGQSPAASQATLAP encoded by the coding sequence ATGAACATGCTCTCCCCCTTCGACCGCGCGAAAGCGCGGGAGGTCGAACTCGTCCCCGGTACTGCGGGCGCCCCCGCAAAGACCCCCGGCCGCTGGCGTCGCGGCCTGGCGGTTGGCCTGCCGCTCGCGCTCCTCGTCGCGGGCGGTTACACGCTCGCCAGCCGCGATAACGCCGCAGTCGCGGCGGCGCCGCTCCCGATCGTCACCGTCGCCGCGCCGCTAGTGCGCGACATCACCGAATGGGACGATTATGTCGGCCGGTTCGAGGCGAGCCGCTCGGTCGAGGTGCGCCCGCGTATCTCGGGCCAGGTTACCGCGGTGCATTTCACCGACGGCGCGATCGTCCGCAAGGGCCAGCTGCTCTTCACCATCGACCCGCGGCCCTATGCCGCCGCGCTCGCCGAGGCGCGGGCCGACGCCGCGAGCGCGCGCAGCGACCTCGAACTCGCGCGCGTCAACCTCGCCCGCGCCAACCGCCTGATCGCCGACGAGGCGGTGTCGCAGAGCGATCTCGACCAGCTGAATGCCAAGGTGCGCGCCGCTTCGGCGGCGCTCGCGGCGGCCGATGCCCGGGTGCGCTCGCGCGCGCTCGACGTCGAATTCACCCAGGTCCGGGCGCCGATCGGCGGCCGGATTTCGGATCGCCGCGTCGACGCCGGCAACCTCGTCGCGGCGGGCGAAGGCCCCAGCGGTAGCCTGCTGACGACGATCAACGCGCTCGACCCGATCTACTTCAACTTCGACAGTTCGGAGGCGCTTTTCCTGAAAGCGCAGCGCGAGCGCCAGGCCGGCGGCGCCGCGGCGCAGCAGGTCGAGATCCGCCTGCAGGATGAAAGCGACTATCGCTGGACGGGCCGCGTCGATTTCGCCGACAATGCGATCAATGCCAATTCGGGCACGCTGCGCGTCCGCGCGGTGATCGACAATCCCGACTATTTTCTGACCCCCGGCATGTTCGGCAATATGCGCCTCGCGCAGGGCGGCACGGTGTCGGCCTTGCTCGTTCCCGACGCCGCGGTGCGCACCGACCAGGCGCGCAAACAGCTGTTCGTCGTCGGCAAGGACGGAACCGTCGCCGCGCGGCCGGTCGAGACCGGCCCGCTCGTCGCCGGGCTGCGCGTCATCCGCTCGGGGCTCAAGCCCGGCGACCGGGTGGTCGTCCAAGGCATCCAGTTCGCCCAGCCGGGCGCCAAGGTGACCGCGAAGCCGACGGTGATCCGGCCCAGGGCCGCCCCCGTCGCGCCCGCCGGCGCGGGGCAGTCGCCCGCCGCGTCGCAGGCCACGCTGGCGCCGTAA